A region from the Rhodamnia argentea isolate NSW1041297 chromosome 7, ASM2092103v1, whole genome shotgun sequence genome encodes:
- the LOC115752462 gene encoding zinc transporter 8-like — protein MRLLCLLALIPLVVADCTCESDSEEINKSEALKYKLAAIVSILVAGAIGVCLPILGKTIPALHPEKSVFFIIKAFAAGVILSTGFIHVLPDAFENLTSPCLSETPWGDFPFAGFVAMLAALGTLMVDTMATSYYRKLHAGKAGSDKCVGDEEKAGENQGHVHVHTHATHGHSHGPISMDSDSELLRHRVISQVLELGIVVHSVIIGISLGASESPTTIRPLVAALSFHQFFEGMGLGGCISQAKFKTRAIVIMALFFSLTTPVGIGIGLGVTNVYDENSPNSLIVEGIFNAASAGILIYMALVDLLAADFMSPKLQNSGRLQFGTNVALLLGAGCMSLLAKWA, from the exons ATGCGGCTCTTGTGCCTGCTTGCATTGATCCCGCTCGTCGTGGCAGACTGCACGTGCGAGAGCGATAGCGAGGAGATCAACAAGAGCGAGGCCCTCAAGTACAAGCTAGCGGCCATCGTGTCCATCCTTGTGGCTGGGGCAATTGGGGTGTGCCTCCCGATCCTGGGGAAGACGATCCCGGCTTTGCACCCAGAGAAAAGTGTCTTTTTCATCATCAAGGCCTTTGCGGCTGGGGTGATACTGTCAACCGGGTTCATACACGTCCTCCCGGATGCCTTTGAGAATTTGACCTCGCCATGCCTAAGCGAGACCCCGTGGGGGGATTTCCCGTTCGCGGGGTTCGTGGCCATGCTGGCCGCCCTTGGGACATTGATGGTGGACACTATGGCCACTTCTTATTATAGGAAGTTGCACGCCGGCAAGGCTGGATCTGACAAATGCGTCGGAGATGAAGAGAAGGCTGGAGAAAACCAAGGTCATGTACATGTGCACACGCATGCAACTCATGGCCATTCTCACGGTCCGATATCCATGGACTCAGACTCGGAGCTCCTGCGGCATAGAGTGATATCTCAG GTGCTAGAATTGGGGATTGTGGTGCACTCAGTGATCATAGGGATTTCACTGGGCGCTTCAGAGAGTCCAACGACGATAAGGCCTCTTGTTGCTGCCTTGTCCTTTCACCAATTCTTTGAAGGCATGGGTCTTGGTGGATGCATCTCTCAG GCCAAGTTCAAGACTCGGGCAATTGTAATCATGGCCCTGTTTTTCTCCCTCACAACCCCAGTTGGGATTGGCATAGGGTTGGGAGTCACCAACGTTTATGACGAGAACAGCCCGAACTCACTCATCGTGGAGGGCATCTTCAATGCTGCATCTGCGGGGATTCTGATTTACATGGCCCTGGTCGATCTTCTTGCTGCAGATTTCATGAGCCCTAAGTTGCAGAACAGCGGGAGGCTCCAGTTCGGGACCAACGTAGCTCTTCTTCTCGGTGCTGGCTGCATGTctcttttggccaaatgggctTGA